CGGGCAGGATGAGCGCGCCATCCGCGTCGCGGATCGTGAGCCCGAGGTTCTTCCAGATCTTGACGCCGCGTGCTCCGCGCGCCGCGCTGTCGTCGAGCGACGCGCGCAGCCGGTCGACGCCGCCCTCGGATGCGAGCTCGGCCCAGTCGAGCTGGCAGAAGGTGAGGAAGCGGCCGGGGTAGGCGCGGTCGTAGCGCTCGACGTTGGCGGTGACCTCGTCGCCCCACATGCCGTCGAGGTTGACGATCGTCTCGACGCCGCACGCGTCCATCACGGCGACGAGCGCATCCGGGTCGTCGATCATCCAGCCGCCGTCGCCCGTCAACCAGCGGCCCAGGTGGTTGTGGACGTCGATCGCCGGGAAGGCGGCCCGCTCGACCTCGGTGGCGGGCAGTCGCAGCTGGGCGACCGGATGCCACTCGGGCACCGGCAGGGTGCGCAGCTCCTCCCACGAGAGGGAGGTGTCGGAGTTCTCGGTCACGGGCGGCTCCTGTGCTGTTGCGGGCCCCGGCGCATCCCCGGGTTCGGCCAGGCTATGGGCCCCCGCGAAAGGCTGGAACCAAATGATCAATCAGCATGATCATTTCGCGCAGATTCCTGAGTGATTCTTGCCGGAAACGCGCGAGGGGGCCAGCATCTGACCAACTTCACGCGATGGGGCGGAGTTCACCACGCGTGCAGGCACCCCTCCCGACGCCCGGCGTACGGCCACGTGCCCGGACGGTACCGAAAGGACACCGATGCAACGCACCAGCACCCGCGGCCGTATGGCCCTCGCCGCCACAGCGGCGGCGAGCACGGTCGCACTCCTCGCCGCCTGCTCCGGTCCGGCGGGCGACGCCGGCTCGGACGCCGACTACGCGCCGCCCGCATCCGATCTGCAGGCCGAGCTCACCTACGCGTTCTGGGACGCGAGCCAGCAGGCCGCGATCGAGGCGAACCTCGAGGAGTTCAACGCGCAGTACCCGAACATCAAGGTCAACCTCGACGTCACCCCGTGGGGCGACTACTGGACGAAGATCCAGACCCAGGCCTCGAGCGACACGCTGCCCGACCTGTTCTGGCTCAACGGCCCGAACTTCCAGCTCTACGCCTCGAACGGCAAGGTCGCGCCCATCACGACGCTCGTCGACGGCGGGTACATCGACACCGCCGACTACCCGAGCGCCCTCGTCGACCTCTACAACCTCGACGGCGTGCAGTACGGGGTCCCGAAGGACTTCGACACGATCGGCCTCTGGTACAACACGGCGCTCTTCGCCGCGGCGGGCGTCGACGAGCCCACCGCCGACTGGACGTGGGACGACGTGAGCGCGGCCGGCGAGCAGATCTCGACGGCGCTCGCCGACCAGGGCGTGTACGGCGTCGCGGGCGGCATGGACGGCCAGACCACGTACTACAACACGATCTTCCAGGCGGGCGGCGAGGTCATCACCGCCGACGGCACCTCGGGCTACGCCGACGAGGCCACCCAGAAGGGCCTCCAGTTCTGGGCCGACCTCATCGCGAGCGGCGCCTCGCCCTCGATGCAGCAGCTCACCGACACCCCCGCCGACCAGTGGTTCACCTCGGGCAAGCTCGCCATGTACTACGGCGGCAGCTGGTTCCGCGGCGCCATCGGGGGATCGGATGTCGAGGCCGACGTGCAGGTCGCCCCGCTCCCCAGGGGCGAGAAGCAGGCCACCGTCATCCACGGCGTCGCGAACGTCGTCTCGGCCAACAGCAAGAACAAGCAGGCGGCGCGCGCGCTCCAGGTGTTCCTCGCGAGCAAGGAGGCGCAGCAGCAGCAGGGCGAGGTCGGGTCGATCATCCCCGCGTTCACCGGCACGCAGTCGTCGTTCGTCGGCTCGCTCCCGGGTGTGAACCTGCAGGTCTTCCTCGACGCCGTGGACTACGCCGTGCCGCTGCCCGTGTCGAAGAACTCGGCCGCGTGGAACGCGTTCGAGGCCGAGCTGCTCCCCGAGGCGTTCTCGGGCGACCGCTCGGTGGCGGATGTCACGGTCGATCTCGCGCAGCAGATGGACGACGCCCTGGCCAAGGAGCGATGAGCTCCGCCCCCGCACGCCTCCGCCCCGCGCGCGCCACCCGGCGCGGCGGGGCGGAGGCCCAGGCCCGCCGGCGGGACGGAGCCTGGCCGTGGCTGTTCGTGCTCCCGCTGCTCATCGGCATCGCCACCTTCTATCTGTGGCCGATCCTGCAGACCTTCTACTTCTCGTTCACCGAGTGGGGCGTGTTCGGCGGCACGACGTGGACGGGCATCGACAACTACGCGCGGCTCGTCGTCGACCCGAAGCTCTACCAGTCGATCGGCAACACGCTGCTCTACACGGCGATCGTGCTGCTCGGCATCCCGATCGCGGTCGTGCTCGCGACCCTGCTCAACACGCCGGGGCTGCGCTTCGCCGCCGTCTACCGCGTGCTGTTTTTCCTGCCCTACATCGCGATGCCGACGGCCGTCGCGATGGTGTGGCGCATCATCTTCAACGGCGACTTCGGCGTGCTCAACTGGGTGCTCTCGCTCGTCGGGATCGACGGGCCGTACTGGACGAGCACTCCCGGCGTGGCGCTCGTCGCCGTTGCGATCGTCGGGCTGTGGTCGTCGCTCGGGTTCGCGATCATCGTGCTGGGTGCGGGCCTCAAGGCGATCCCGCCGGAGTACTACGAGGCCGCCGAGCTCGACGGCGCATCCGCGTGGCGTCGGTTCACGTCGATCACGGTGCCGCTGCTCACGCCGAGCATTTTCTTCGTGACGGTCGTCACGACCATCTCGAGCTTCCAGCTGTTCGACCTGCTCTACGCGATCCTCGGCAGCTCGAACCCGATCGTGCCGAAGAGCATGTCGCTCGTCTACTTCTTCTACCGCGAGGGCTTCACCCTCGGCGACAAGGGCTACGCCGCGGCGATCGCGATGGTCATCCTCGCGATCATCGGCATGGCGACGCTCGTGCAGTTCCGCCTCCAGAGGAAGTGGGTCGTCAATGACTGACGTCGCCATCCGTCGCCGCCGTGGCGGCCGCCGCGGCTCGCATGTGCTCGCCCACGTCGTGCTCGGAGTGGGCGGGGTGCTCATGGCGTTCCCGTTCGTGTGGCAAATCCTCATGTCGCTCTCGACGAACGCCGAGGTGCAGTCGGTCACGCCGCACTTCTGGCCGAGCGAGCTCCACTGGGAGAACTACGCCGTCGTGTTCGAGCGCCTGCCGTTCGTCTCGCAGCTGCGCACCTCGGTGCTCATCACGGTCATCCGCACGCTTGCCCAGATCCTGCTGTGCACGCTCGCCGGCTACGCGTTCGCCCGGATGCGCTTCTTCGGTCGGGGATACATCCTCGGCATCGTGCTGTCGATCCTCATGGTGCCGTCGCAGGTGTACCTCATCTCGCAATACCAGATCGTGCAGGGACTCGGATGGCTCAACACCCTCATCGGCATCGTCGCGCCCGGCCTGTTCAGCGCGTTCGGCACCTTCCTCATGTACACGGCGTTCCAGAACCTGCCCGACGAGCTCGAGGAGGCCGCGCGGCTCGACGGGGCGTCACCGTTGCGCGTCTTCTGGAACGTCATGCTGCCGCTCGTGCGGCCGAGCATCAACGTGCTCGCGATCCTCACGGCGCTGTGGTCGTGGAACGAGCTGCTGTGGCCGCTCGTCGTGACGACCTACCAGGAGAACATGCCGCTCTCGGCGGGTCTCGCGACCCTCGTGGGCGACAAGAACAACACGAGCTACCCGGTGATCATGGGCGCGAGCGTCATGGCGCTCGCGCCCATCCTCATCCTGTTCATCGCGCTGCAGCGCAAGGTCATCGACGGCCTCGCGTTCTCCGGGATGAAGTAGCGGGCCGTTCACTGCGATCACTTGAAGTGATCGAATCACGCAATCAGATTGTCAATCGCTCACTAGCGCCCCACCATGGACTCACCCGCACGAGAGGACACCGCAATGCACCGTCGCATCACCTGGCTCGCCCTCGCCGCAGCCACCGCAACAGCCGCCGCCACGCTCACCGGATGCTCGGCAGGAGGCGCCACCGAGCTCGACCCCGAGGCCGACGTCACCATCACGTGGTGGACCGGTCAGGCCGACGAGGCCGAGAGCATCCTCGAGGGCCTCGCGGACGAGTTCGAGGAGCTCCACCCGAACGTCACCGTTGACATCTCCTCGGGCGCCTCGTCGACCGAGGAGCTGCTGCAGAAGCTCTCCGCGGGCTTCGCGAGCGACACCTACCCGAACATCTCGTACTCCTTCGGCTCCTGGGCGAGCGAGCTCGAGTCGTCGGGCCGCACGCTCGACCTGCGCGACCAGGTCGAGGACCCCTCGTTCGCCTGGGACGAGTTCTCGGAGGCCGCGCGCGCGACCGTGCAGCCGACGGGCGAGAAGATCATCGGCTTCCCGGCTCTTGTCGACAACCTCTCCCTCATCTACAACAAGACGGTCTTCGACGCCGCGGGCGTCGAGTACCCGACCGAGGAGTGGAGCTGGGACGACTTCCGCGACGCCGCGAAGAAGCTCACCGACCCGGCGACCGAGACTTACGGCTACGCCTACTCGGTGTCGGGCTCCGAGGAGACGACGTGGCAGTTCTGGCCGCACCTGTGGCAGAACGGCGGCGAGATCCTGAACGACGACGGCACCGCCGCCTTCGCGAGCGACGCGGGCGTCGACGCCCTCGAGTTCCTCCGCCAGATGGCCGTCGACGACAAGAGCATCTACCTCGACCAGACCGACACCAAGTTCGCGCAGCTCTTCGCGGCCGACCGCATCGGCATGATGACCTCCGGCCCGTGGCAGCTCTACGACCTCAACACGGCCGGCACGCAGTACGGCGTCACCGTGCTTCCGGGAACCGACGGCGACCACCAGACCGTCTCGGGCCCCGACATCTGGGCGCTGTTCGACACGCAGGACGTCAACGAGAACTACTGGTCGGTCGAGCTGCTCAAGTGGCTCACCGCTCCGGAGCAGGACGTGCGCTGGAACGTCGAGTTCGGCAACCTGCCGCTCCGCGCGAGCGAGATCGACAGCCCCGAGTTCCAGGCCCAGGTCGTCGCCCTCCCGGGCATCGACATCATGGCCGCCAACAACGAGAACGCGGTGAAGTCGCGTCCCACGGTGGCGGGCTACGTCGGGCTCTCCGAGGCCATCGGATCGGCCATCTCGAAGGTGCTCCAGGGTCAGGGCGACCCGAAGGAGGCCCTCGAGGACGCCGCGAAGAAGGCCGACGAGGCTCTCGCCGACAACTGATCCACCCCGGCGGGGCGGTCAGTCGACCGCCCCGCCCCCACCCCGCTGCAGGAGCGCATCCCCTCATGAACATCACCTCCCTCGAGATCGAGAGCCAGCCGGACATCTGGCGTCGCTCGCTCGACCTCCTCGACGACGCCACGCGGATGCTGACCCGGTCGGGCGAGCGCATGCTCGTCATCGGCTGCGGCACCTCCGCCTTCGTGGCAGAGTCGTTCGCTCTGCTGCGGGAGGCCGCGGGCTTCGGCGAGACGGACGCGGCCTACGCATCCGAGCCCCGCCCGTGGCGCCCCTACGACGCCGTGCTCGGGATCTCGCGCTCGGGCACCACGACCGAGGTGATCGACGCCCTGCGCGAGGTGCCCGAGGGTGTGCGCAAGATCGTCGTGACGGGCGTCGCGGACTCGCCGGTGGCCGAGCTCGCCGACGAGGTGCTGCTGCTCGATTTCGCCGACGAGCGCTCGGTCGTGCAGACGCGCTTCCCGACGACGTTCCTCTTCCTCGCGCGCGCGGCGTTCGGCGACGACGTCTCCGCCCTGCCCGATGAGGCCTCCGAGGCGCTCGCCACGGGCGCACCGCAGACCCCCGAGGGCTTCGATCACATCGTCTACCTCGGTCGCGGCTGGACCTACGGCCTCGCCCAGGAGGCGGCGCTCAAGGTGCGGGAGGCCGCGCAGGCGTGGGCCGAGTCGTACCCGCTGCTCGACTACCGCCACGGCCCGCTCGCGGTCGCGCACCCCGGCTCGCTCGTGTGGCTGCTCGGCGTGCGCGACGACGACCTCGCGCGCGACATCGAGGCGACCGGCGCGCAGGTGGTGCAGTCGGACGCCGACCCGCTCGTGCAGCTCGCGCTCGCGCAGCAGCTCGCGGTCGACACGGCGGTCTCGCGCGGACTCGACCCCGACAAGCCGCGTCACCTGACGCGGTCGATCGTGCTCTCCTGACGCCGACAAGATAGGTCGAGGAGGCGACGATGGCGACGATCACCGAGACACGCGAGGCTCCGCGAGCGGATGCGGGCGGCAGCCCCCGCGGGTCGGCACCCGACACGCGCGCGGGCGCCCGCAAGCGCCGCGGGCTCGCCGACTTCACCGGCTGGGCGTTCGTCGCCCCGGCGATGGTCATCATCCTCGGTCTCTCGATCTTCCCCGCGGTGTGGGCGTTCGTGCTCTCGCTGCAGAAGTGGAACGGCTTCGCGCCGCCGAAGTGGGTCGGCGGGAACAACTACGGCAAGCTCCTGAGCGACGAGGAGTTCTGGGCCGCCGTGTCGCACACGGGCCTCTTCGTGCTGCTCTTCGTGCCCGCCTCGGTGCTGCTGGGGCTGTTCCTCGCCGTCGCACTCAACCGCGACATCCCGCTCATCGGCCTCTACCGCACGGCGATCTTCGTGCCGTTCGTCGCCTCGGCGGCGGCGACCGGCATCCTGTCGACCTACCTCTTCAGCCCGCAGTTCGGCCTCGCCAACAACGTGCTGCGCTCGCTCGGGTTGCCCGCGCAGGGCTGGCTCGAGGACCCGAACCAGGCGATGATCGTCATCGCGATCATGTCGCTGTGGGGTCAGGCGGCGTTCACGACCGTCATCTACCTCGCCGCCCTGCAGGATGTGCCGGGCGACCTGCTCGAGGCGGCGCGCATCGACGGCGCGAACCGCTGGCAGACCTTCTGGCGCATCGTGTGGCCGCAGCTCAGCCCCGTGACGGTGTTCGTCACGATCTGGCAGGTCATCGGCGCCCTGCAGCTGTTCGATCTCGTCTACACGACGACGAGAGGCGGTCCCCTCGATTCGACGAAGACGATCGTCTACTACCTGTGGGAGAAGGCCTTCAAGGCGCTCGACTTCGGCGGGGGTTCGGCGGCGGCCTACGTGCTGTTCTTCGTGACCCTGCTCATCACGATCGGCATGGTGCTCTACGCGCGCAGCCGGAAGCTGGAGGCGTTCTGATGGCGATCACGACGGCCACGCGCGCCCTCCACACGGCCGAGGGGCGGGGGCGCAAGCCCAAGGGCCGGTTCAGTCCGTGGCACTTCGTGCTCGCGCCCATCGCGCTCATCTTCGTGATCCCGTTCGCGCAGATGCTGCTCGCCTCGCTCTCGCCGGCCGAGGAGCTCGTGAAGTTCCCGCCCCCGTTCTTCCCGTCGCGGCTCACCCTCGACGGCTTCTTCTCGCTCTTCACGACGACGGATGTGGTGCGCTGGCTCGCGAACTCGACGATCGTCTCGGTCGTGTCGATCGCGTCGCACATCGTGCTGTGCTCGCTCGCCGGGTACGGGTTCGCGCGCCTGCAGTTCCGGGGCCGGAACGTCGGCTTCTTCATGATCGTCGCGACGATCATGATCCCGACTCAGCTGCTCATGATCCCGACCTACATCATGTTCTCGAAGCTCGGCCTCGTGAACACCGTCGCGGCCGCGTTCGTGCCGTGGCTCGCATCCGCGTTCGGCATCTTCCTCATGCGGCAGTTCTTCCTGTCGATCCCCGCGGAGGTCGAGGAGGCCGCGGCGCTCGACGGCGCGAACCGCCTGCAGATCTTCCTGCGGGTCGTGCTTCCGCTCGCCCGGCCGGCGATGGCGACGCTCGCGATCTTCACGCTGCTGAGCTCGTGGAACGACCTCATCTGGCCCCTCATCGCGATCAACAACGAGGACTGGTTCACGGTGCAGCTCGGCATCGCGAACTTCCAGGGCACGCGGCGCACGCAGTGGTCGCTGCTCATGGCGGGCAACGTCGTGGCGACGCTGCCGCTCGTGCTGTTCTTCCTCTTCGCGCAGAAGCAGTTCGTGCAGACGATGACGATGTCGGGGCTCAAGGGATGACGGCGCGCGTGCTCGTGGCGGGCGACGCCAACCTCGACCTCGTGCTGCGCGGCGACGTCGTGCCGCGGTTCGGCCAGGCGGAGCAGCTGCTCGAGGGGGCGGATCTCGTGCTCGGCTCAAGCGCCGGCATCTGCGCCGCGGGGCTCGCGCGCCTCGGCGTCGCGACATCGCTCGTGGCACGCGTCGGCGACGACGTGTTCGGCGCGCGCACGCGGGAGCTGCTCGAGCAGGCGGGGGTCGACACGGCATCCGTCTCCGTGATGAGCGACGAGCCGACGGGCGTCTCGGTCATCCTGTCGGCGACCGACGACCGCGCGATCCTCACACTCACGGGCGCGCTCGCGCGGGTCACGGCGCATGACGTGCTCGCGGCCGCGGACGACGCCACCCACCTGCACGTCGCATCCTTCTTCCTCGTGCCCGCGCTCGCCGCCGAGCTGCCGCGCGTGCTCGCCGAGCTGCGCTCGCGCGGCGCGACGACGAGCCTCGACACGAACTGGGACCCGGCAGAGGCGTGGGCCGGGGTCGCGGAGTGCCTGCCGCACCTCGACCTGCTGCTGCCGAACGCGCAGGAGGCGATCGCCCTCGCGCGTGCGCTCGGCGACGAGCCCGCGGATGCCGTGGAGGCCGCACGGTCGCTCGCGGCCCGCGGGCCCGTCGTCGTCGTGAAGGACGGGGCGGCGGGCGGCTTCGCCGCGACACCCCACGGCGAGGTCGTGCGCGCACCCGGACTCGTGCTCGACGTCGTCGACACGACGGGCGCGGGCGACAGCTTCGACGCCGGCTTCCTCGCGGCGTGGCTGGACGGCCGACCCCTCGCCGAGGCCGTGCGCTGGGCCGCCGTCGCGGGGTCGCTCTCGACGCGCGGGGCCGGCGGCACCGGCGGCCAGGCGACACGCGCGGAGGTCGAAGCGGAGCTGAGCGCGTGATCACGTGCCTCGGGCTCTCGCCCGCACTCGACGTCACCTACGGTGTGCCGGAGCTCGAGGTGGGCGATATCCACCGGCCCGATTGGAAGCTCGCGCTCCCGGGAGGCAAGTCGCTCAACGTCGCTCGCGCGGTTCACACGCTCGGCGGCTTCGTGCGTGCGATCGCGCCCCTCGGCGGCGCCGTCGGCGAGGGCATCCGCGCCACGCTCGACGCCGACGGCGTGCTTGTCGAGCCCGTGCCGTCGAGCGAGCCGACGCGCATGTGCGTGAGCGTCGTCGACGCCTCGAACGGGCGCATCACCGAGTTCTACGAGCGGGCGCCGGAGCTCGACGACGCGGCCTGGGAGGCGGTCGCCGCGGCCCTCGCGCGCGTGCACAGGGGCTGGCTCGCCGTGTCGGGCTCGGTGCCCGAAGCCCGCACCGTGGTGCTCGCGGAGGCGCTCGCGTCAGCGGTCGATCGAGGGGTGCGGCTCGCCGTCGACCTCCGCGGTTCCGCACTCGCCGCCGTGCTCGAGCGCACGCGTCCCGAGCTCGTCAAGGTCAACCGCGCGGAGGCCGAGGAGGCGGTCGGCGCGGGGGACCTGGAGGAGCTCGCGGCCCGCCTGCGCGCGCGGGGCGCGAGCGTCGCGATCGTCACCGACGGCGCATCCGGGAGCCTCGGGGTGGACGCCGAGGGCGCCTGGCGCGTGACCTCGCCGCCCGTCGGCCGCTACACGGTCGGCGCGGGCGACTCGTTCCTCGCGGGGCTGCTGCTCGCCCTCGACGACGGCATCGCGCTGCCCGAGGCCCTGCGCTCGGCGTCGGCGGTCGCCGCCGCGAACACCCTGCGCCCCGGTGCCGCGGTCTTCGACCCGGCGGACGTCGCCCCGCTCGCGGCCCGTATCGAGGTGCGCTATCTCGCGGGCGCGGAGGCCGGCGCGGCCCCGGAGACCGCGGATGCCTGACGCCCGTGGCCCTCGCGAGCGCTACCCGATCCGGCGAGCGCGCCCGGTGCGCCGGCCGCGCTCGCCGGTTTCGGTGGCGCTCGCGGCGACCGCGGCCGTGCTCGCGCTCGCGGGGTGCACGATGACGGCGCCCGAGCCCCTGCCGACCGCGGCGGGCGGCGACGGCATCGAACTCGACATCGGGCCGCGGCATCCGTTCGTCGACGCGGGGCCGACGGGCGTGACGATCGTCGACGGCGACGACTGGTCGCTGCCCGACTGGGTGCGGCCCGCGGCGAACTCGGGCTACTTCTCGGAGGATGCCGACGCATCCGAGCTCGTCGCCGTGCGCTCGATCGACGTGAGCTGGCGGCAGCTGCGGCCGACGCCCGAGAAGACCATCGACCCCACGGCATCCGGATCGGCCCAGGGCATGAGCTTCGACGGCCTCGACGCGCAGCTGCGGGAGCCGGGCGACTTCTGGATGCGCATCTTCGCGAGCGGCAAGGACTGGGCGCCGCGCTGGGTCGTCGAGGAGTGCGGGGTGTCGACGTACGGCCCCGACTACGACGGTCAGAGGCACCTGCCGATCTGGGACGAGTGCGTGTGGGGCCACCTCGTGGACACCTACCGGATGCTGTTCGTCGACCTCGGCCTCGCGGCCGACCCGCGGCTGCGGTTCGTGTACGTGCCGGGCGCCTTCACGTGGGCGGAGTACGACTACGAGATGGTGACGGCCGCGGTCGACGCGGGCGAGCTCGACGAGGAGACGTATCTCGCCTGGTACCGGCACGCGTGGACGGATCTCGTGTCGCTCTTCGGCGAGCACGCCGACAAGCTCGTCTTCACGGGCGAGGACTACCCGTGGGGCCCCTTCGGCGCGGCCGACGACCTGCTCGCGCGCGAGGCCGTGGATGCCGGCATGGGCATCCGCACGGGGATCACCGAGCTCTCGAACTTCCACCTGAGCGAGGCGCCCGCCTACGGATCGCGCATGCAGCCCGACGGGCACATGGTCGTCGACGAGACGCTGCCCATTCACTCGGGGCGCTACATCGTCGCGACCGAGAACGAGTGCTTCACCGACTGCGGCTATGAGACCGATGACGTCTACTACGCGGTGCGGCAGGCGAACCTCAAGGCGCTGCAGCTGCGCATGAACTGGATGTACGTGGTGCCGGGCCCGTCGTACATGGCCGAGTACCGGGAGCACTGGGACTGGCTGCGGCTCTCGCTCGGCCAGACCGCCGCGACCTCGGCGGATGCGTGGGCGGCGTTCCGCGACGCGGAGGACACGTACTGGGCCGAGCCCGAGTCGGGACCGTTCGACGACCCCGAGTCGTGGCGGGACCGGCCGTGGGTGCGCAACCTCGAGCGCTGGCTCGTGCAGGTCGACGAGCCGGGCTCGATCGCGCACCGCACCGACGTCGACGTGCACGCGCACGTGTTCGAGGAGGACAACGGCGTCGCCCGCGAGGGGCTCTCGACGGATGCCGCGGCGGGCGACACGGGCTTCGTGCTCGAGGTGGATCCGCGGTTCGCGAGCGCCGCATCCGGGTCCGCGTCGATCGTGCTCAAGGTGACCTACCTCGACGCGGGAGCGGGTTCGTTCGCGGTCGACACCGCCGCGGGTGCGTCACCGTCGGTCGCGCGCACGCACTCGGGCGCCTGGCGCACCGCGACCATCGCGCTGCCCGATGGCGCCCTCGCCGCATCCGGCACCGCCGCGCCCGGCACTGCCGCGCCCCGCATCCGCATCTCACTCGCCGAGGGCGCCGACGACCTCGTCGTCCGCTTCGCCCGCCTCATCCGCGCCTAGCCCGCGCGCGAGTCGTACCTCCCCGATCGGGGTGTGTCGGGGGTCCGCGATGTTCCCTAGGATCGGCGAACGATCCGAGAGGGGTTGGATGATGACCGCAGCAGCTGACTGGTATCCCGATCCGACGGGGCGCCACGAGAAGCGCTACTGGAGCGGGTCCGCGTGGACGGAGCACGTGTTCACCGCGGGCACCCAGGCCGTGGATCCGATGCGAGCGGTGGACCCCCCTGTCGTACACGACGTGGTCGTTGAGCCGATCGTCGCTGCGCCCGCGACCCCGAAGGTCCCGATGTTCGGCGCGCGGAAGTTCGCGGGGGAGGCCCTGCAGGAGAACGCGCGCCTGCAGGCGCTCATCGACAAACATGGGCTCAAGTCGCTCGCCCAGCTCGATGCGACCCGCGACGA
The Protaetiibacter sp. SSC-01 genome window above contains:
- a CDS encoding sugar ABC transporter substrate-binding protein, with protein sequence MQRTSTRGRMALAATAAASTVALLAACSGPAGDAGSDADYAPPASDLQAELTYAFWDASQQAAIEANLEEFNAQYPNIKVNLDVTPWGDYWTKIQTQASSDTLPDLFWLNGPNFQLYASNGKVAPITTLVDGGYIDTADYPSALVDLYNLDGVQYGVPKDFDTIGLWYNTALFAAAGVDEPTADWTWDDVSAAGEQISTALADQGVYGVAGGMDGQTTYYNTIFQAGGEVITADGTSGYADEATQKGLQFWADLIASGASPSMQQLTDTPADQWFTSGKLAMYYGGSWFRGAIGGSDVEADVQVAPLPRGEKQATVIHGVANVVSANSKNKQAARALQVFLASKEAQQQQGEVGSIIPAFTGTQSSFVGSLPGVNLQVFLDAVDYAVPLPVSKNSAAWNAFEAELLPEAFSGDRSVADVTVDLAQQMDDALAKER
- a CDS encoding carbohydrate ABC transporter permease, coding for MSSAPARLRPARATRRGGAEAQARRRDGAWPWLFVLPLLIGIATFYLWPILQTFYFSFTEWGVFGGTTWTGIDNYARLVVDPKLYQSIGNTLLYTAIVLLGIPIAVVLATLLNTPGLRFAAVYRVLFFLPYIAMPTAVAMVWRIIFNGDFGVLNWVLSLVGIDGPYWTSTPGVALVAVAIVGLWSSLGFAIIVLGAGLKAIPPEYYEAAELDGASAWRRFTSITVPLLTPSIFFVTVVTTISSFQLFDLLYAILGSSNPIVPKSMSLVYFFYREGFTLGDKGYAAAIAMVILAIIGMATLVQFRLQRKWVVND
- a CDS encoding carbohydrate ABC transporter permease produces the protein MTDVAIRRRRGGRRGSHVLAHVVLGVGGVLMAFPFVWQILMSLSTNAEVQSVTPHFWPSELHWENYAVVFERLPFVSQLRTSVLITVIRTLAQILLCTLAGYAFARMRFFGRGYILGIVLSILMVPSQVYLISQYQIVQGLGWLNTLIGIVAPGLFSAFGTFLMYTAFQNLPDELEEAARLDGASPLRVFWNVMLPLVRPSINVLAILTALWSWNELLWPLVVTTYQENMPLSAGLATLVGDKNNTSYPVIMGASVMALAPILILFIALQRKVIDGLAFSGMK
- a CDS encoding ABC transporter substrate-binding protein, yielding MHRRITWLALAAATATAAATLTGCSAGGATELDPEADVTITWWTGQADEAESILEGLADEFEELHPNVTVDISSGASSTEELLQKLSAGFASDTYPNISYSFGSWASELESSGRTLDLRDQVEDPSFAWDEFSEAARATVQPTGEKIIGFPALVDNLSLIYNKTVFDAAGVEYPTEEWSWDDFRDAAKKLTDPATETYGYAYSVSGSEETTWQFWPHLWQNGGEILNDDGTAAFASDAGVDALEFLRQMAVDDKSIYLDQTDTKFAQLFAADRIGMMTSGPWQLYDLNTAGTQYGVTVLPGTDGDHQTVSGPDIWALFDTQDVNENYWSVELLKWLTAPEQDVRWNVEFGNLPLRASEIDSPEFQAQVVALPGIDIMAANNENAVKSRPTVAGYVGLSEAIGSAISKVLQGQGDPKEALEDAAKKADEALADN
- a CDS encoding SIS domain-containing protein, with the protein product MNITSLEIESQPDIWRRSLDLLDDATRMLTRSGERMLVIGCGTSAFVAESFALLREAAGFGETDAAYASEPRPWRPYDAVLGISRSGTTTEVIDALREVPEGVRKIVVTGVADSPVAELADEVLLLDFADERSVVQTRFPTTFLFLARAAFGDDVSALPDEASEALATGAPQTPEGFDHIVYLGRGWTYGLAQEAALKVREAAQAWAESYPLLDYRHGPLAVAHPGSLVWLLGVRDDDLARDIEATGAQVVQSDADPLVQLALAQQLAVDTAVSRGLDPDKPRHLTRSIVLS
- a CDS encoding carbohydrate ABC transporter permease, whose translation is MATITETREAPRADAGGSPRGSAPDTRAGARKRRGLADFTGWAFVAPAMVIILGLSIFPAVWAFVLSLQKWNGFAPPKWVGGNNYGKLLSDEEFWAAVSHTGLFVLLFVPASVLLGLFLAVALNRDIPLIGLYRTAIFVPFVASAAATGILSTYLFSPQFGLANNVLRSLGLPAQGWLEDPNQAMIVIAIMSLWGQAAFTTVIYLAALQDVPGDLLEAARIDGANRWQTFWRIVWPQLSPVTVFVTIWQVIGALQLFDLVYTTTRGGPLDSTKTIVYYLWEKAFKALDFGGGSAAAYVLFFVTLLITIGMVLYARSRKLEAF
- a CDS encoding carbohydrate ABC transporter permease — encoded protein: MAITTATRALHTAEGRGRKPKGRFSPWHFVLAPIALIFVIPFAQMLLASLSPAEELVKFPPPFFPSRLTLDGFFSLFTTTDVVRWLANSTIVSVVSIASHIVLCSLAGYGFARLQFRGRNVGFFMIVATIMIPTQLLMIPTYIMFSKLGLVNTVAAAFVPWLASAFGIFLMRQFFLSIPAEVEEAAALDGANRLQIFLRVVLPLARPAMATLAIFTLLSSWNDLIWPLIAINNEDWFTVQLGIANFQGTRRTQWSLLMAGNVVATLPLVLFFLFAQKQFVQTMTMSGLKG
- a CDS encoding carbohydrate kinase family protein — protein: MTARVLVAGDANLDLVLRGDVVPRFGQAEQLLEGADLVLGSSAGICAAGLARLGVATSLVARVGDDVFGARTRELLEQAGVDTASVSVMSDEPTGVSVILSATDDRAILTLTGALARVTAHDVLAAADDATHLHVASFFLVPALAAELPRVLAELRSRGATTSLDTNWDPAEAWAGVAECLPHLDLLLPNAQEAIALARALGDEPADAVEAARSLAARGPVVVVKDGAAGGFAATPHGEVVRAPGLVLDVVDTTGAGDSFDAGFLAAWLDGRPLAEAVRWAAVAGSLSTRGAGGTGGQATRAEVEAELSA
- a CDS encoding 1-phosphofructokinase family hexose kinase, which gives rise to MITCLGLSPALDVTYGVPELEVGDIHRPDWKLALPGGKSLNVARAVHTLGGFVRAIAPLGGAVGEGIRATLDADGVLVEPVPSSEPTRMCVSVVDASNGRITEFYERAPELDDAAWEAVAAALARVHRGWLAVSGSVPEARTVVLAEALASAVDRGVRLAVDLRGSALAAVLERTRPELVKVNRAEAEEAVGAGDLEELAARLRARGASVAIVTDGASGSLGVDAEGAWRVTSPPVGRYTVGAGDSFLAGLLLALDDGIALPEALRSASAVAAANTLRPGAAVFDPADVAPLAARIEVRYLAGAEAGAAPETADA